A genomic region of Glycine max cultivar Williams 82 chromosome 15, Glycine_max_v4.0, whole genome shotgun sequence contains the following coding sequences:
- the LOC100791351 gene encoding polyadenylate-binding protein 2-like: MENDDVDMHAADTSEELDDMKKRLKEMEDEAAALREMQAKVEKEMGSAQDPANASASQANKEEIDSRSVFVGNVDYSCTPEEVQQHFQSCGTVNRVTIRTDKFGQPKGYAYVEFLEVEAVQEALLLNESELHGRQLKVTAKRTNIPGMKQYRPRRTINPYMGGFRGRTPYAPPFIYSPYGYGKVPRFRMAMRYSPYY, encoded by the exons ATGGAAAACGACGACGTCGACATGCACGCTGCCGACACCAGCGAA GAATTGGATGACATGAAGAAGCGCTTGAAGGAGATGGAAGATGAAGCTGCTGCTTTGCGAGAGATGCAGGCCAAGGTCGAGAAGGAAATGGGATCTGCGCAAG ATCCTGCAAATGCTTCTGCAAGTCAGGCCAATAAAGAGGAAATAGATTCTCGATCAGTCTTTGTAGGCAAT GTGGACTATTCATGCACTCCTGAAGAAGTGCAACAGCATTTTCAGTCTTGTGGAACAGTAAACAGAGTCACCATTCGAACTGATAAGTTTGGCCAACCCAAGGGTTATGCCTATGTTGAGTTCCTTGAGGTGGAGGCTGTTCAGGAGGCCCTTTTGCTGAATGAATCTGAACTTCATGGGCGCCAATTAAAG GTAACGGCTAAAAGGACCAACATACCAGGGATGAAACAGTATCGTCCCCGTCGGACCATCAATCCTTACATGGGGGGGTTTCGAGGCAGAACCCCATATGCACCTCCCTTTATCTACTCTCCATATGGATATGG AAAGGTTCCAAGGTTCAGAATGGCAATGCGCTACAGCCCCTACTATTGA